The Beijerinckiaceae bacterium genome has a window encoding:
- a CDS encoding outer membrane protein assembly factor BamD: MNDVWGNTDGARQGAAVGLLSRLAVTAALTLSVAACSSVDSLNPFNLFGGEKYETKIVPDVPADDLYNQALARLQSKDYDGAAKKFTELEKQYPYSQWQRKAVLMATFSQYQNGSYDDAIASAKRYIGLFPSSPDTPYAYYLEGMSYYNQIPDISRDQERAAKAAEIFSQLIEKYPKSEYVEDARYKLQVARDQLAGKEMLIGRYYLNQNNYAAAINRFREVLFKYQTTRHAEEALMRLTEAYMSLGITNEAQTAAAVLGHNFPDSIWYKDAYSLLQKGGLEPNEDHGSWISKAFHKMGLG, translated from the coding sequence ATGAACGATGTCTGGGGAAACACGGATGGGGCGCGGCAGGGTGCTGCGGTCGGTCTGCTGTCGCGGCTTGCAGTGACAGCGGCTCTGACCCTGTCGGTCGCGGCGTGTTCATCGGTGGATTCGCTCAATCCGTTCAATTTGTTTGGCGGTGAAAAATACGAAACCAAGATCGTGCCGGACGTGCCGGCGGACGATCTTTACAATCAGGCCCTCGCCCGGCTGCAATCCAAGGATTATGACGGCGCGGCCAAGAAATTCACCGAACTGGAAAAGCAATATCCTTATTCGCAATGGCAAAGGAAGGCGGTCTTGATGGCCACCTTTAGCCAATATCAAAATGGCAGTTACGACGACGCCATTGCCTCGGCGAAACGCTATATTGGGCTGTTTCCCTCCTCGCCGGACACGCCCTATGCCTATTATCTTGAAGGCATGTCCTACTACAATCAGATTCCCGACATAAGCCGCGATCAGGAACGGGCGGCCAAGGCCGCCGAAATATTCAGTCAGCTTATCGAGAAATATCCGAAGTCCGAATACGTCGAGGATGCCCGCTATAAGCTTCAAGTGGCCCGCGATCAGCTCGCCGGAAAAGAGATGCTCATCGGACGTTATTATCTCAACCAGAATAATTATGCCGCGGCGATCAATCGGTTTCGCGAAGTCCTTTTTAAATACCAGACAACCCGGCATGCCGAAGAAGCTTTGATGCGGCTGACCGAGGCCTATATGTCTCTGGGTATTACCAACGAAGCTCAGACCGCTGCCGCCGTTCTGGGCCATAATTTCCCGGACTCGATCTGGTACAAGGACGCCTATTCGCTGTTGCAGAAGGGCGGGCTGGAGCCAAACGAGGACCATGGCTCGTGGATTTCGAAGGCATTCCACAAAATGGGCCTTGGCTAG
- the recN gene encoding DNA repair protein RecN, with product MLVQLSIRDIVLIDKLDLEFDRGLTILTGETGAGKSILLDAFSLALGARGDGGLVRHGAAQGEVSAVFELAADHAAISAARAQDIESDGTLILRRLQLADGRSRAFVNDRRVTLQALCAITRELVEIHGQHDDRAFVNPAIHRQLVDAYGGLSSELSEVRAAFALVRDISSQRQREQARIEKVRADADYLRHAFAELTKLGVQPGEETELAERRSTMMQAEKVVGELRDVHGTVIGEASPMPALSAALRRLERRQSQAPGLIAPAAEALEAALGALDLAGQALEQALRDADFDPRELEQTEERLFALRAAGRKFAVPVDELPLLVEKFAAELAELDAGEARLLQLTRDLEAAQSAYASAARLMSKARAKAAKALEAAVNAELGPLKLDGARFTTQIRMESEGPDGIDQVEFWVQTNPGTKPGPLMKIASGGELARFMLALKVVLADRGSAPTLVFDEIDTGVGGAVADAIGQRLARLASRVQVLAVTHAPQVAARALGHFRIIKDAADQGRRVATRVTILQQDARREEIARMLAGATITDEARAAAARLLESAR from the coding sequence ATGCTCGTCCAACTGTCCATTCGTGACATCGTTCTGATCGACAAGCTCGATCTCGAATTCGACCGGGGCCTCACAATTTTGACCGGCGAGACCGGGGCAGGTAAATCGATTTTACTCGATGCGTTTTCGCTGGCGCTCGGCGCCCGGGGCGACGGCGGTCTGGTTCGTCACGGCGCGGCCCAAGGTGAGGTCAGCGCTGTCTTCGAGCTTGCGGCGGACCATGCCGCGATTTCGGCCGCGAGAGCGCAGGACATCGAATCGGACGGCACACTCATTTTGCGACGTTTGCAATTGGCCGACGGCCGCAGCCGCGCCTTCGTCAATGATCGACGGGTGACCCTGCAAGCGCTGTGCGCGATCACCCGCGAATTGGTCGAAATCCATGGGCAGCACGACGACCGGGCGTTCGTCAATCCGGCGATCCATCGACAATTGGTCGACGCCTATGGGGGCTTGAGTTCCGAACTCTCTGAAGTGCGCGCCGCCTTTGCGCTTGTGCGCGATATCAGCTCGCAGCGCCAGCGGGAACAGGCGCGGATAGAGAAAGTGCGTGCGGATGCCGACTATCTGCGGCACGCCTTCGCCGAACTTACCAAGCTTGGGGTGCAGCCGGGGGAAGAAACCGAGCTTGCCGAGCGCCGATCCACCATGATGCAGGCGGAAAAGGTCGTTGGTGAACTCCGGGATGTTCATGGCACGGTCATCGGCGAAGCTTCGCCGATGCCGGCCCTGTCGGCGGCGCTGCGCCGGCTTGAACGGCGACAGTCTCAGGCCCCCGGTCTCATCGCACCCGCCGCCGAGGCGCTCGAAGCGGCGCTCGGGGCTCTCGATCTTGCCGGACAAGCGCTCGAGCAGGCCTTGCGGGATGCGGATTTCGATCCGCGCGAATTGGAGCAGACCGAAGAGAGATTGTTCGCCTTGCGCGCCGCCGGGCGCAAATTCGCGGTTCCCGTTGATGAGCTTCCGCTCCTTGTCGAAAAATTCGCCGCCGAACTGGCCGAACTCGATGCCGGAGAAGCAAGGCTTCTGCAATTGACGCGGGACCTCGAAGCCGCGCAAAGCGCCTATGCCTCCGCGGCGCGCCTGATGTCGAAGGCCCGCGCCAAAGCAGCCAAAGCGCTTGAGGCCGCCGTCAACGCGGAATTAGGCCCCTTAAAACTCGACGGCGCACGATTTACGACCCAAATTCGCATGGAATCCGAAGGGCCCGACGGAATCGATCAGGTCGAGTTCTGGGTGCAAACCAACCCCGGCACAAAGCCGGGTCCTTTGATGAAGATCGCCTCGGGCGGCGAACTCGCGCGTTTCATGCTGGCCTTGAAAGTCGTCCTGGCCGATCGGGGGTCGGCTCCGACTCTCGTCTTCGACGAAATCGACACCGGGGTAGGCGGTGCGGTGGCCGACGCGATTGGCCAGCGGCTGGCAAGACTGGCGTCGCGGGTCCAGGTGCTCGCCGTGACCCATGCTCCGCAAGTTGCCGCGCGCGCGCTCGGCCATTTCCGCATCATCAAAGACGCGGCCGACCAGGGCCGCCGTGTCGCGACACGAGTCACGATTTTGCAACAGGACGCAAGGCGCGAAGAAATTGCCCGCATGCTGGCCGGTGCGACGATCACCGACGAGGCACGGGCGGCCGCCGCGCGCCTCCTGGAGAGTGCGCGATGA
- a CDS encoding lysine 6-monooxygenase has protein sequence MNENTLDLAGIGIGPFNLSLAAHLDAIPDVKARFFDQRERLDWHPGLMLPDVELQNSFLKDLVTATHPTSRWSFLSYLVAHKRFYKFMNADFGAAPRKEFAKYLEWTANGLSQLQFNARVKEISFGRTAFTVRLDDQTYSAQHVALGIGHVPYVPTWAGPLLGNNCFHSSQTTDRLPDMSGDRVVVIGGGQSGAEVLLHLMSLGARAPKEIKWISRRQNFEPLDATCFTNELFTPEYVDCFRRLGEERRQGLLFHHKLASDGASASTLRAIYQRLYTLRHLDQSDMDVTLLPHRDVIQVDRHKDEFKLVMRNGFDGGIEIAFANAIVLATGYAFKVPEFLAPLNDRIGFDRAGNFVLADDFSVKWDGPRNNHIFALNAGRHSYGIAEPQLSLMAWRSAVIVNALLRRQHFDLDMPPSMIRWATSEDGRAKALESSLLIAG, from the coding sequence CACTCTTGATCTCGCGGGAATCGGGATCGGACCTTTCAATCTCAGTCTTGCGGCTCATCTCGACGCCATACCCGATGTGAAGGCTCGCTTCTTCGATCAGCGGGAACGTTTAGATTGGCACCCAGGGCTGATGTTGCCGGATGTCGAGCTGCAAAACTCGTTTCTCAAGGATCTCGTTACGGCGACCCATCCCACCAGCCGATGGTCCTTCCTCTCCTATCTCGTCGCCCACAAGCGATTTTATAAATTCATGAATGCCGATTTCGGGGCGGCACCGCGAAAGGAATTCGCAAAATATCTCGAATGGACGGCCAACGGATTGAGTCAATTGCAATTCAATGCGCGGGTCAAAGAGATTTCATTCGGTCGGACCGCGTTCACGGTCAGGTTGGATGACCAAACCTATTCGGCGCAACATGTGGCGCTCGGCATCGGCCACGTGCCCTATGTTCCGACCTGGGCGGGTCCGCTGCTGGGAAACAATTGTTTCCATTCGTCGCAAACGACAGATCGTCTGCCCGACATGTCGGGCGACCGGGTTGTCGTGATCGGTGGCGGCCAAAGCGGCGCCGAAGTTCTTCTCCATCTCATGTCCTTGGGGGCTCGGGCGCCAAAAGAAATCAAATGGATCAGCAGACGGCAGAACTTCGAACCGCTGGACGCCACCTGCTTCACCAATGAACTTTTTACGCCGGAATATGTCGATTGCTTCCGGCGCCTCGGCGAGGAGCGCAGGCAAGGTCTGCTTTTTCACCACAAGCTTGCCAGCGACGGCGCCTCGGCGTCGACGCTGCGGGCGATCTACCAGCGGCTTTATACGTTGCGCCATTTGGACCAGAGCGACATGGATGTCACTTTGCTTCCCCATCGCGATGTGATTCAGGTCGACCGCCACAAGGACGAGTTCAAATTGGTCATGCGCAATGGTTTCGACGGCGGCATTGAAATCGCTTTTGCCAATGCAATCGTCCTGGCCACCGGATACGCCTTCAAGGTACCGGAGTTCCTGGCGCCGCTGAACGACAGGATCGGGTTCGACCGCGCCGGCAATTTTGTGCTGGCCGACGATTTCTCGGTAAAATGGGATGGGCCTCGCAATAATCATATCTTTGCGCTGAATGCCGGCCGCCACAGCTACGGGATTGCCGAGCCGCAATTAAGCCTCATGGCCTGGCGTAGCGCTGTCATCGTCAACGCTCTGTTGCGCCGGCAGCATTTCGATCTGGATATGCCGCCCTCCATGATCCGTTGGGCGACGAGCGAAGATGGCCGCGCCAAAGCCCTGGAGTCGAGCCTCCTGATTGCCGGCTGA
- a CDS encoding nicotinate phosphoribosyltransferase, with translation MITDLSTRVYNHSFRIDPIIRTLLDTDFYKLLMLQMIWRLKPETRVTFGLTNRSPSIKLAENIDESELVAQLDHARSLRFQKNELIWLAGNSFYGKTKIFEPGFIDYLASFRLPPYRLHRRDGDFELCFEGLWRETTMWEIPALAILNELRARSAMRKMSRFELDILYARAKAKLWAKVERLRVLAREGPLRLSDFGTRRRHGFLWQRWCVEALQEGLQENFIGTSNVKLAMDLGLEAIGTNAHELPMAYAALADDDVALRHAPFHVLEDWAKLYEGNLLILLPDTFGTTNFLASAPDWTADWTGARPDSKPPIEAAEELIAWWKHKGRDPTTKLIILSDAMTIDSIEASVRHLRGRAQVSIGWGTNLTNDFAGCVPYGAGADLAPPSLVCKVTEVEGRPAVKLSDNPSKFLGQRDEITRYERVFAYRPGLARPA, from the coding sequence ATGATCACGGACCTATCCACCCGGGTCTATAATCATTCGTTCCGGATCGATCCGATCATCCGCACTTTGCTCGATACGGATTTCTACAAGCTCTTAATGCTGCAAATGATCTGGCGGCTTAAGCCTGAGACGCGGGTGACCTTCGGGCTCACGAACCGGTCGCCTTCGATCAAGCTCGCGGAAAATATTGACGAAAGCGAGCTTGTCGCTCAGCTCGATCATGCGCGGAGCCTGCGCTTTCAGAAGAACGAGCTGATTTGGCTCGCCGGCAACAGTTTTTACGGCAAGACCAAAATCTTCGAACCGGGCTTTATCGACTATCTCGCGTCGTTTCGGCTGCCCCCCTATCGACTTCACCGGCGTGACGGCGATTTTGAACTTTGCTTCGAAGGCCTTTGGCGGGAAACCACCATGTGGGAAATTCCCGCGCTGGCGATCTTGAACGAATTGCGGGCGCGTTCGGCCATGCGAAAAATGAGCCGTTTCGAACTCGACATTCTTTATGCGCGCGCCAAGGCGAAGTTGTGGGCCAAGGTCGAGAGATTACGGGTCTTGGCTCGCGAAGGACCGCTGCGGCTGTCGGACTTCGGGACTCGCCGGCGCCATGGTTTCTTGTGGCAGCGCTGGTGCGTGGAAGCGCTGCAGGAAGGGCTCCAGGAAAACTTCATCGGAACGTCCAATGTTAAGCTTGCCATGGACCTCGGTCTTGAGGCGATCGGCACCAATGCGCATGAATTGCCCATGGCCTATGCGGCGCTGGCCGACGATGACGTGGCGCTTCGTCATGCGCCTTTCCATGTTCTCGAGGATTGGGCCAAGCTCTATGAGGGCAATCTCCTCATTCTATTGCCCGATACATTCGGGACGACCAATTTTCTCGCCAGCGCGCCGGATTGGACCGCCGATTGGACCGGCGCGCGGCCGGATTCAAAGCCGCCGATCGAAGCGGCGGAGGAATTGATCGCCTGGTGGAAACACAAGGGCCGAGATCCGACGACCAAGCTCATCATTCTTTCCGATGCCATGACCATCGACTCGATCGAGGCTTCGGTCCGCCATTTGCGCGGCCGGGCGCAGGTCTCGATCGGATGGGGAACCAACCTCACAAACGACTTTGCGGGCTGCGTACCCTATGGCGCGGGAGCCGATTTAGCACCGCCCTCCCTCGTCTGCAAAGTAACGGAAGTTGAAGGCCGTCCGGCGGTCAAACTTTCCGATAATCCGAGCAAGTTCTTGGGGCAAAGGGACGAGATCACGCGCTACGAGCGGGTGTTTGCCTATCGGCCCGGTTTGGCACGGCCCGCCTAG
- the cysK gene encoding cysteine synthase A has product MAQTAAKHAHTPDAAPKPGRGRIYDSITDTIGETPLVRLKKIAEAKGVKANLLAKLEFFNPIASVKDRIGVHMITVMEAAGKISPGKSTLIEPTSGNTGIALAFVAAARGYKLILVMPESMSIERRKMLALLGAELVLTPAPQGMKGAIAKAQELAESTPGAVIPRQFENPANPEIHRLTTAEEIWNDTQGEIDVFVSGVGTGGTITGVAQVLKPRRPSLKIIAVEPEDSPVLSGGQPGPHKIQGIGAGFIPSILDRSLIDEVVTVGNQTSFDTARLVARLEGIPVGISSGAAVAAAVEVGLRPEFEGKNIVLIIPSFAERYLSTALFEGL; this is encoded by the coding sequence ATGGCCCAAACAGCCGCCAAGCATGCACATACCCCCGATGCCGCGCCGAAACCGGGACGCGGCCGTATCTATGACTCCATCACCGACACGATCGGCGAGACCCCGCTGGTACGGTTGAAGAAAATCGCCGAGGCGAAGGGCGTCAAGGCCAACCTGCTCGCCAAGCTCGAATTCTTCAACCCGATTGCAAGCGTGAAGGACCGTATCGGCGTCCACATGATTACGGTCATGGAAGCCGCCGGCAAGATTTCTCCCGGCAAATCCACGCTCATCGAGCCGACCTCCGGCAATACCGGCATCGCGCTGGCGTTCGTTGCGGCCGCGCGAGGATATAAGCTCATTCTGGTGATGCCCGAATCCATGTCGATTGAGCGCCGCAAGATGTTGGCGCTGCTGGGTGCCGAACTGGTCCTCACCCCGGCGCCCCAGGGCATGAAAGGCGCGATCGCCAAGGCGCAGGAACTTGCCGAATCGACGCCCGGCGCGGTTATCCCAAGACAATTCGAAAACCCCGCCAATCCGGAAATCCATCGCCTCACGACCGCCGAGGAAATCTGGAACGATACCCAGGGCGAAATCGATGTGTTCGTCTCCGGCGTCGGCACCGGCGGGACCATTACCGGCGTGGCGCAAGTTTTGAAGCCTCGGCGGCCAAGCCTCAAGATCATCGCGGTGGAACCGGAAGATTCGCCTGTGCTTTCGGGCGGCCAGCCTGGGCCTCACAAGATCCAGGGGATCGGCGCGGGTTTCATTCCCTCGATCCTGGACCGGTCGTTGATTGACGAGGTTGTGACCGTCGGCAATCAGACATCCTTCGACACGGCGCGCCTGGTTGCGCGTTTGGAAGGCATCCCGGTCGGAATATCGTCGGGAGCCGCCGTCGCCGCCGCGGTGGAAGTCGGCCTGCGTCCGGAGTTCGAAGGCAAAAATATCGTGCTCATCATCCCCTCTTTTGCCGAGCGCTATCTTTCTACGGCCTTGTTCGAAGGGCTTTGA
- a CDS encoding O-acetylhomoserine aminocarboxypropyltransferase (catalyzes the formation of L-methionine and acetate from O-acetyl-L-homoserine and methanethiol): MTAKTRNPETLALHAGWRADPTTGAVAVPIYQTTSYQFRDTQHAADLFALKELGNIYTRIGNPTVDVLEQRVAALEGGVAALALASGQAASAFSVQNLARVGDNIVSSTDLYGGTWNLFANTLKDQGIEVRFVDPLDPAAFRRATDARTRAYYAETLPNPKLNVFPIAEVAAIGREFGIPLIVDNTASPILCRPLEHGAAIVVYSATKYLGGHGNSIGGLIVDGGNFDWEQHKERQPALNTPDPSYHGAIWTEAVKPLGPVAYIIKARTTLLRDLGAPLAPFNAFLILQGIETLALRIERHSKNADAVARHLLKRPEVTKVIYPSLQAGVTRERADKYLSGGYGGLVGFELLGGAAAGRTFIDSLELFYHVANIGDSRSLAIHPATTTHSQLSAEEQLATGVSEGYVRLSIGIEHIDDIIADIDKALAAVGGLARAA; encoded by the coding sequence ATGACAGCCAAGACCAGAAATCCGGAAACTCTTGCGCTGCACGCCGGGTGGCGTGCCGATCCGACGACCGGGGCTGTTGCCGTTCCCATCTATCAAACGACTTCCTATCAGTTCCGCGATACCCAACATGCGGCCGATCTCTTCGCATTGAAGGAACTCGGTAATATTTACACCCGTATCGGGAATCCGACCGTGGATGTTCTCGAACAGAGGGTTGCGGCGCTCGAAGGCGGCGTTGCCGCGCTGGCGCTCGCCTCCGGCCAGGCCGCGTCTGCCTTTTCCGTGCAAAATCTCGCGCGTGTCGGCGACAACATCGTAAGTTCGACCGATCTTTATGGCGGGACGTGGAATCTTTTCGCCAACACTCTCAAGGATCAGGGAATCGAAGTTCGCTTCGTCGATCCGCTCGACCCTGCCGCTTTCCGCCGCGCGACGGACGCGCGCACCCGCGCCTATTACGCCGAAACCCTGCCCAATCCGAAGCTTAATGTCTTTCCGATCGCCGAAGTGGCCGCCATTGGCCGCGAATTCGGCATTCCGCTTATTGTCGACAATACGGCTTCGCCGATCCTGTGCCGTCCGCTCGAACATGGCGCGGCGATCGTCGTCTATTCGGCAACAAAATATCTTGGCGGCCACGGCAATTCGATCGGCGGCCTGATTGTCGACGGCGGCAATTTCGACTGGGAGCAACACAAAGAACGCCAGCCAGCCCTGAATACGCCCGATCCGAGCTATCACGGCGCGATTTGGACAGAGGCGGTCAAGCCGCTGGGTCCCGTCGCCTATATTATCAAGGCACGCACCACGCTGCTGCGAGATCTCGGCGCGCCGCTGGCTCCTTTCAATGCCTTCCTGATCTTGCAAGGCATTGAGACGCTGGCTCTGCGGATCGAACGCCATTCCAAAAACGCCGACGCGGTCGCACGGCATCTATTGAAGAGGCCGGAAGTCACGAAAGTGATTTACCCCTCGCTGCAGGCCGGCGTAACCCGCGAGCGCGCCGACAAATATCTTTCGGGCGGTTATGGGGGTCTCGTCGGCTTCGAACTGCTCGGCGGAGCCGCCGCGGGCCGGACGTTTATCGACAGCCTCGAGCTCTTTTATCACGTAGCCAATATTGGCGATTCGCGAAGCCTCGCCATTCATCCCGCCACAACGACACATTCTCAGCTCTCCGCCGAGGAGCAGCTCGCAACCGGTGTCTCGGAGGGATATGTGCGGCTCTCGATCGGCATTGAGCATATCGACGACATCATCGCCGATATTGATAAGGCCCTGGCAGCTGTGGGCGGTCTCGCCCGCGCCGCATAA
- a CDS encoding pyridine nucleotide-disulfide oxidoreductase, translating into MSAESANSMGPDFREGIGDEDLADGAILAGHIEDEPVLLARLGEEVFAIGAVCTHYGAPLAEGLLVGDTLRCPWHHACFSLRTGEALRAPALNPVSCWRVERQGGRIFVREKLEHPASSSAPVKGHLPEAIAIVGGGAAGNAAAETLRKGGYRGIITILSADDCGPYDRPNLSKGFLAGSAEEDWIPLRSPEFYKEHDINLELGARVTALDAGNRRLRLADGREYAYDALLLATGAEPVRLDIPGGDLAHVRYLRTLADSRAIIAKIQDSKRAVVIGASFIGLEVAASLRARNIEVEVVAPEAVPMERVLGAEAGKFIRRLHEEHGVKFHLGTTVTSISKNDVTLKNGERLEADLVVVGVGVRPSIGLAEQAGLATDRGVTVSEYLETSVPGVFAAGDIARWPDPHTGQSIRIEHFVVAERQGQAAARNILGAREAFEAVPFFWTEQYDLTLAYVGHAERWDRLEIDGSLEARDCAISYFQDGKKLAVVTLGRDLESLRAEVELERTK; encoded by the coding sequence ATGAGCGCGGAGTCCGCCAACTCAATGGGTCCGGATTTTCGGGAGGGGATTGGAGACGAGGATCTCGCCGACGGCGCAATTCTCGCGGGACATATCGAAGACGAGCCCGTGTTATTGGCGCGCCTCGGGGAAGAGGTGTTCGCGATTGGAGCCGTCTGCACCCATTATGGAGCGCCTCTCGCCGAAGGGCTTCTGGTCGGCGACACTTTGCGATGCCCTTGGCATCATGCCTGTTTCAGCCTCCGCACTGGCGAAGCGCTTCGGGCCCCTGCCCTGAACCCGGTCTCATGCTGGCGGGTCGAGCGCCAAGGCGGCAGGATTTTTGTTCGAGAAAAGCTTGAACACCCGGCATCCAGCTCGGCGCCGGTGAAAGGTCACCTCCCCGAGGCGATCGCCATTGTCGGTGGCGGCGCCGCGGGCAATGCCGCAGCGGAAACACTCCGAAAAGGGGGCTACCGCGGCATCATCACGATCTTGAGCGCCGATGATTGCGGGCCTTACGATCGCCCGAACCTGTCGAAAGGCTTTCTCGCGGGCTCGGCAGAAGAAGACTGGATTCCGCTGCGCTCGCCGGAATTCTACAAGGAGCATGACATTAATCTGGAACTCGGCGCGCGCGTCACCGCCCTCGATGCCGGAAACCGGAGGCTGCGGCTCGCCGATGGACGAGAATATGCTTACGATGCGTTGCTGCTCGCCACCGGCGCCGAACCGGTTCGGCTCGACATCCCAGGCGGCGATCTTGCGCATGTCCGTTATCTGCGCACGCTCGCCGACAGCCGCGCGATCATCGCCAAAATCCAGGATTCCAAGCGGGCTGTGGTGATTGGCGCGAGCTTTATCGGCCTCGAAGTGGCAGCTTCCCTCAGGGCGCGAAATATCGAAGTCGAAGTCGTTGCACCCGAGGCTGTTCCGATGGAGCGGGTCCTGGGGGCGGAGGCCGGGAAATTCATTCGGCGATTGCATGAGGAGCATGGAGTCAAATTCCACCTCGGCACCACGGTGACGTCCATCTCCAAAAACGACGTCACGCTGAAGAATGGAGAACGGCTCGAGGCCGATCTCGTCGTTGTCGGCGTCGGTGTGCGTCCGAGCATCGGACTGGCTGAACAGGCCGGGCTCGCGACCGACCGCGGAGTAACCGTAAGCGAATATCTTGAGACGAGTGTGCCCGGCGTCTTCGCGGCGGGAGACATTGCACGCTGGCCCGACCCACACACCGGGCAAAGCATCCGCATCGAACATTTCGTTGTCGCCGAGCGACAAGGGCAAGCCGCCGCGCGCAATATCCTTGGCGCGCGGGAAGCTTTCGAGGCGGTCCCCTTTTTCTGGACCGAACAATATGATCTTACACTTGCCTATGTCGGCCACGCCGAACGATGGGACAGGCTGGAAATTGACGGAAGCCTTGAGGCCCGCGACTGCGCGATCAGCTATTTTCAAGACGGCAAGAAATTGGCTGTCGTTACCCTCGGCCGCGATCTCGAAAGCCTTCGCGCGGAGGTGGAGCTCGAACGGACAAAATAA
- a CDS encoding peroxiredoxin, translating into MTLQLGDTAPDFEADTTEGHISFHKWAGDSWVVLFSHPKNFTPVCTTELGYTAKLKPEFDKRNVKVLGLSVDPVDSHEKWANDIKETQGYALNFPLIADPDRKVANLYGMIHPNASDTLTVRSVFVIGPDKKIKLTLTYPASTGRNFDEVLRVIDSLQLTSKHQVATPVNWKAGEDVIIVPAVSDDDAKKKYPNGWKAPRPYLRIVPQPRD; encoded by the coding sequence ATGACACTTCAACTTGGCGATACCGCTCCCGATTTCGAAGCCGACACGACTGAGGGGCACATCAGCTTTCATAAATGGGCCGGCGATTCCTGGGTGGTTCTGTTCTCCCATCCAAAGAACTTTACGCCGGTCTGTACGACAGAGCTTGGATACACGGCAAAACTGAAACCCGAATTCGACAAACGCAATGTCAAGGTTTTGGGGCTTAGCGTCGATCCCGTCGACAGCCACGAGAAATGGGCGAACGACATCAAAGAGACGCAAGGCTACGCGCTCAATTTTCCCCTAATCGCCGACCCGGACCGCAAGGTCGCCAATCTCTATGGCATGATCCATCCCAACGCGAGCGACACGCTGACTGTACGCTCGGTGTTCGTGATCGGGCCGGACAAGAAAATCAAACTGACGCTCACCTATCCGGCGAGCACCGGACGCAACTTCGACGAAGTGCTGCGGGTGATCGATTCCCTTCAGCTCACCTCGAAGCATCAAGTCGCGACACCGGTCAATTGGAAGGCTGGCGAGGACGTAATTATTGTCCCGGCAGTCTCGGATGACGACGCCAAGAAGAAATATCCAAACGGTTGGAAGGCGCCTCGGCCCTATCTTCGGATCGTGCCGCAACCGCGTGACTAA
- a CDS encoding adenosine kinase: protein MPSLKFDVLGLGNAIVDVISTTDDDFLAAQGLTKGAMTLIDEARAEALYKAMGPATIVSGGSAANTIIGAAGLGCSAAFIGKVKGDAAGSAFAHDIRAAKVAFSTSFAADGAASARCLVLVTPDGQRTMNTFLGACQDLTEADVEEDLVKQSSIVYLEGYLWDPPAAKAAFVKAAKIARAAGRKVALTLSDSFCVDRYRDEFLGLIRSGSVQILFANESELHSLYQTADFDTAAAQLRAENILGVVTRSERGSLIVTPDEMIAVPAFPVERVVDTTGAGDLFAAGFLSGLSKNKSLETCARLGALAAAEIIQHIGARPIADLRQLAAQNGLAL from the coding sequence ATGCCATCTCTAAAATTTGACGTCCTTGGTCTCGGCAACGCCATCGTCGATGTCATCAGCACGACCGACGACGATTTCCTGGCAGCGCAGGGATTGACCAAAGGCGCCATGACTTTGATCGACGAAGCTCGCGCCGAGGCCCTTTATAAGGCGATGGGGCCTGCGACGATCGTGTCGGGAGGATCCGCCGCCAATACGATTATCGGCGCCGCGGGCCTTGGGTGTTCTGCCGCCTTCATAGGCAAAGTGAAGGGCGATGCGGCAGGCTCGGCTTTCGCGCATGACATCCGTGCGGCCAAGGTCGCGTTTTCGACCAGCTTCGCCGCGGATGGGGCGGCCAGTGCCCGCTGTCTCGTTCTCGTGACACCTGACGGTCAACGAACGATGAACACATTCTTGGGCGCCTGCCAGGACTTGACCGAAGCGGATGTCGAGGAAGACCTCGTGAAGCAGTCCTCCATCGTCTATTTGGAAGGCTATTTGTGGGATCCGCCCGCCGCCAAGGCAGCCTTCGTCAAGGCCGCCAAAATCGCGCGAGCCGCTGGGCGCAAGGTCGCTTTGACACTCTCCGATTCCTTCTGCGTCGACCGATACCGGGACGAATTCTTGGGCCTTATTCGCTCCGGCTCGGTGCAAATCCTGTTCGCCAATGAGAGCGAATTGCACTCGCTTTACCAGACCGCCGATTTCGATACCGCGGCGGCCCAATTGCGCGCAGAAAACATCCTCGGGGTCGTCACGCGATCCGAACGGGGATCGCTGATTGTAACGCCCGACGAAATGATCGCGGTTCCTGCTTTCCCGGTCGAGCGGGTTGTCGATACAACCGGCGCGGGCGATCTTTTCGCGGCCGGATTTCTTTCCGGACTCAGCAAAAACAAGTCGCTTGAAACCTGCGCGAGGCTCGGCGCCCTCGCCGCGGCGGAGATCATCCAGCACATCGGGGCGCGGCCGATCGCCGACCTCAGGCAACTCGCCGCGCAAAACGGCCTGGCGCTCTGA